The window GTTGGTTTTGGCAGCCTTGAGCAGCAGGCTGTATACTTTCTGCATGGCCTCACTGGTGCCGACTATGCGATTGAGTCCCCCTGTGCTGGTAACAGACGTACGTAGCAGCGTGTTTTCCTGTCTCAGTTTATGTTCGCGAGCTTTCTGTGCGGTGACGTCCATCATGATCCCTTCAAGGTAGATGCACTTTCCAGCCTCATCAAACACCCCTTCGCCTTGGTCCCATATCCAGCGAATCTCATCAGAGGGTAGGCGAACCCTGTAGTAGGTTTCGTAACTCTTCCGTTCCTTGATGGCTTCATGGATGATTGTGCGCATCAGGGCCAGATCTTCCTCATGCGTCATGCGTTCAACCGTATTGGTCGGGTTGCTCATCACCTCTTCAACGGTCATATCCAGGATCTTCTTGCACCCTTTGCTGGTAAAGATCATCCGGTATTCGTAGCTGCGCTCGACAACGCAGCGATAGGCCATGCCCGGAAGATGGTTGAGCAGTCTCGTGTGACTGGCTTCAATCTCGTTCAGGCGCTGTTGTAGAATCTCGTATGCTTTTCTTTCCATGCCTACTTCTCTGTTCTTTGGTCTGACCAGAAGGATGCATATAGCGCGCCGTTTTGCGGACATTTCTGTCCTGTTATGTAACGGCTTGAAATTGTGCAGTTTGGTGTTGAGCAGAGGCGTGGGAGTGTGCGCAGGAAGGAATTGGGATCGAAAAAAGGCGACATGGGTGTCGCGGCACTGCTCGGTGCGACGCATGCATGACTGTCTGATTCCGTCTCCAATCCTGCATGCGACATGCGTGTCGCTCTCTATGGAGATTCAATAAGTGCAAGTCAAGAAGAATAATCACTTCTCCTATTAACATGCTGTTTTTATTGAATCTGAATTGCTTGGTATGGACTATGCTTTTAAGGCCCGAATGGACGGCTTGTCCAAATAATTACGAGGGAGAGCTCAAATGGCCCAAGTCATTGTTTCATACGACCGCGAAGGCGAAAAGCAGACTATTCACACCGGCTCCAAGATTCTTGGTGATCTGGATATCAAATACGATGGCGTGCCGGAAGACGAACGCGGCGGTACTGCAAAGCAGCTGCTGGCTTCTTCCGCCCTGTATTGTTTCTGCGGTGCGCTGGGCAAGGCGCTGGAAACCCGCGGGGCAAAGTACGAGCGCATCACCGGTACCGCTACGCTTGAGACCGGCGTGGATGATAAAAAGCGTGCCCGTGTGGTGGGTATAGCTCTGGCCGTGACCGTGTACATGGACGAAGAGTTCGAGTTCATCTTTGACCGTGTGGAAAAGATTATGCAGCAGGGATGTCTGGTTACTGCCTCTCTGCATGAGGCCTTTCCCATCACCTACAAGCTATATCACGAATTTTAACCGGCTCGCCGCCTCAGCAAACAGGAGAAGCAATGCCATCTATTACGATCATTGGTGCGGGCCCGGGCGGCCACATCGCCGCGTTTGACGCTGCCCGTCGGGGGGCAGCTGTCACGCTGGTCGAGAAAGGCGAAGTGGGGGGAACCTGTCTGAACACAGGCTGCATTCCCACCAAGACCATCAAGGCTTCGGCAGAAGCGCTTGAGACTGCCGGGCGTCTTGCCGAGTTTGGCATCCGTACAGGTGTGGAATCCGTTGGATATCAGGCAGATATGCCGGCCATTGTTGCGCGCAAGGAGCGGGTACGCAAAATTCTGTGTGGTGGTCTGGAAAAGACTTGTGCCGCCCTTAAAATCCGGCTTGTGCGTGGTGCCGCAGAATTGGGGGCCAACCGCAGCGTGCTGGTGCACACGGAAGAAGGAACTGAACAGATACATAGTGATGCCGTCATCATCGCTACGGGGTCCAAAATCCTCGATCTGCCTTCACTTCCTGTGGACCACAAACATATCATCAACAGCGACGATGCGCTGAATCTGGACCACGTTCCCGCCCGTATGATCATCGTGGGCGGCGGGGTTATCGGTTGCGAGCTGGCCTTCATCTACCGCGCTTTCGGTGCGGAGGTAACCATAATTGAAGGTCTGAATCGTCTGTTGCCCATTCCCTCCGTGGATGAAGAGATGAGCCGCCTGCTGCTGCGGGAGGCCAAGAAGCATGGCATTCGCGTGGAACTGGCACGCACTGTGAAGCAGGCAACGGTTGAGAATGGTGTCGTGCAGTGTGTTCTCAGTCCTTCTCCCTTCGTGGAAGGCGTTACCGGTCCTGATGCTACGGTTGAGACGGATATGGTGCTTGTGGCCGTGGGGCGTTCTCCCAATACTGAAGGACTCAAGCTGGCAGAAGCTGGTGTGGAAACTGACAACCGCGGCTGGATCAAGGCTGACTTGAGAATGCGCACCTCCGTGGAAGGGGTTTACGCCATTGGTGACGCGCTCGGACCTGCGCGTATCATGCTGGCGCATGTGGCTTCCGCAGAAGGTCTTTGTGCCGTTGCAAACTGCTTTGGCGAAGAAAGAGAGCTGGACTACAATGTGATTCCGGCCGGTATCTTCACTTCTCCCGAAATGGGGACTGTGGGGCTTTCTGAAACGGAAGCTGCACAGGCCGGCATCGAGTTTCGCTCTCAGGTTTTCCAGTTCCGGGAACTGGGCAAGGCGCAGGCCATGGGCGAACTGCCGGGGTTATTCAAGCTGATCTGCGAAAAGGAAAGCGGCAAGATCATCGGTGCCCACATTGCAGGGGCGCACGCAACCGACCTTATAGCGGAAGCGGCGCTTGCCATGGAAAAAGGCCTCACTGCAGCCGATCTGGCCCACACCATCCATGCGCACCCCACGTTGGCCGAAGGGCTCTACGAGGCCGCAGAAGGATGGCTGAGAGGCCGTTAATCCATTCCCCCTATTGAGTACAGCAAAGGAACCATCATGAGCGAACTTACCTATCCTGAAGATATTCTCTATCACGCCGAGCACACCTGGGTGCGTATTGCGGATGACAATACCGCCGTTGTGGGTATTACCGATTTTGCCCAGGACCAGTTGGGAGAAGTGGCCTTTGTGGACCTGCCTTCCGTTGGTTCTGCTTTTGCCGCAGGCGATGAATTCGGCACAGTTGAGTCAATCAAGGCTGTCAGCAGTCTCCATATGCCTGTTTCCGGCACGGTTACTGCTGTGAATGAAGCCCTTGGCAGTGATCCGTCGCATGTGAATACCTCCCCTTATGGTGAAGGCTGGATGCTGCGCATTACTGTTGCGGCAGATGCCGACCGTTCCCACTTGATGAATGATCAGGATTATGCCGGGCAGCTCAAGTAGCTGGGCGGTTTCCGAACGATACTCCCAAGACTGAGGTCCCCCGTCCCTCCGGGTGGGACGGCCTTGCGCCAGAGCGGCTTCCTGTGCAGGAAGCCGCTTTCGTTTTGTCAGCTTCTGGGAACGGTCCGCGGTGTCGTGTTTTGCTGGGGGCAAACGTAACTCGCTTGAATAGTGATCTCTCTTTGGCTGTCGCTGCGACAATGGTGTCGCCTTTTGAATCGCCCCAGAGATTTTTTCAGGCATAATTCCATTAATAACAGATAGATGCGTGTTTGGCGCGACATGTGCTCTATGCCGGTTGGCCCGCAGGGACGTGCGCTTGTGCAGAAGTGCAGCGCGGACCGTAGAGGGCCGGAGCAGGTAGGAGTGTGCACTGTGCGCATTCCCTGTGGTGGTCTGCTTCATTGTTCACTACCCCCGCATGGGGCCAAGCCGGTATTCTGCCGGAACGGGCAGCGCCTGACGTCGGAAAGTCACGTAGACCCGTAGGATTAGTTTATGCACTGGAATACATTTAAGACGACGCAGTTTGCAGGCTACCTTTTTATCATTCTCAGTATCATTAACTGGAGCGGCAATTTTGTTGCTTCGCGGGGTATGGCCGACATGGGTAGCCCGGGGGCGCTCAACTTGTTGCGGTGGGGGCTTGCCACAGTGCTTTTTGCTCCTTTCGGCATTCGCGCCCTGTGGCGGGAGCGGGCCGAGGTTTTGCGACTTTTCATGCCGCTTTCAGTGATTGCGCTTTCAGGTATTTCTCTCTTTGATACCTTGATCTTCTTGGCCGGCCATACCTCTGAAGCCTTGAATATGTCCCTGATTTCGACGCTGTCTCCATTGTTGACGGCTCTGACGGCACAATGCTTTCTGCGGCAGCGGTTTCACGGCAGGATGTATGTGGGGATAGCCGTAAGCTTTCTGGGGGTCTGTCTGCTGGTAACCAATGGCAATCTTCTGCGGCTGGGATCAATGGAATTCGCAGCGGGAGATATCATCATTCTGGCTACGGCTTTGATGAGCGCCATTTATAATCACACCATCAAACTGGTTGCCGACAGGATAAGTCAGGCTACGCTGCTGATGGCTAGTTGTTTGCTGGGAACAATCTATTTGGTGCCGGTGGTGTTATGGGAAGGCGGTGGCAGTTTCAACTTGCCCGATATGACTTCCACACTTATCTGGTCACTGTTATATCTGGCGATATTTGCATCCCTTCTCTGTTACCTGCTGTGGAACATGGCTGTGCAGGTGCTGGGGGCAACCAAGACCGCCATGTTTTACTATACCCTGCCGCCCGTCAGTGGATTTGCGGCATGGGTGGTGCTTGGCGAACCGGTGGGTATGGACCAGCTTCTCAGCGGTGCAATTATTCTTGCTGGCATACTCATCGCGCTTTATGCTGAAAAGCCCAAATGGTTGAAGGTAAGGTTGGCAACTCATGAGCAGCTTGCTGAGAACGCTGAGTAATTCTTTGGTGTGGAACATGTTTTTGCTGATGCTTGGAGCCTTTGTCTTCATCGTCGGCTACAATGGCATTGCCGCGCACTATAATTTTGTTCCGGGTGCGCTTTACGGTCTTGCCGTGGTGGCAAACGATGCTGTGTCCGCAGTGTCGCTTGCCAAGTGGTATCTCATGTTTAACGTACCGTTGTTTGCGGCGGCGTGGACTGGGGTGAGTAAGCGTTTTTTCTTCCTCAACCTTTTGACCATGGGTGCCATTGCATTGATGACATCTCATGTGCAGCTTGATCTGGGTATACGGGACGGTATGAACGCGGCAATTGCCGCAGGTGCACTCATGGGAGCAGGTAGCGGAATTATCCTTCGGTCATATGGCGGGGGAGGTGGCCTTGATGTGCTTGCCGTCATCCTGAACCGCAAATACGGCGTTCGCTTTGGGGTGTTCTACTTTGCTGTTAATGGTGCCGTGATGCTGTTTGCCCTCTCCCGCTACTCTTCTGATACGATAGTTTCCTCCCTTGTCATGCTGTTCATCAGTTCCATTGTCACTGAATACGTATTGTCGTTGTTCAACCAGCGTAAGGCGGTGCGCGTAATTACCCGAAAGGGAGACGCCATGGTCCGGCAACTGACGGAAACGAGCAAGTTTCACGCTACGGTTATTCCGGCACGGGGCGGGTACTCTGGTGCGCCCATGGACATGGTGTATTCCATAACGGACAACTTGCGGCTGCGGGCTTTGGAAGAAATAATCTTTGCCGTGGACCCCGAGGCCGTGCTGGTGGTGGAGAATACCTTCAGCGTGCTTGGGGGGAGCATTGCCTCCAGAAAGACCTACTGATCAGGTTGAGCAGCAAGAATCTTGAAAGGAAAAGCGGGAGCCGGACTATTTCCGGCTCCCGCTATTTTTTGGGCTATTCCCGTTTTTACCGTTCGACCTTGATAAGGACTTCCGTGACGAACTGTTCGCTATTTCTCGTGGACCAATAGTCGGCTACGTAGCGTTCATAGGACTCATCCGCGAAGGCATATGAGTAGTGTTCCGCCCACTTGAACATCTTTTTGTAGGTTTCCCCGATGTTTTCATGGGGGCCTATGTGATAGCAGCTGGCCATCATGCATTCTCCGAAACTGGTCAGGGATTCGACCGGAGCCGAGTGCAGGGGTTTTTGCAGAATGCGAACATGCTTGGGGTGTTCATCCAGCCTTTTCTTGAGCGATAGGAAATTGATGACAACCGGACCCGTTACTTCAATGTTCAGGCTGTCAATGTAGTTGGTCCACTCAATGTTTATAATGCTACCCTTGAAGTCGTTATTAAATACCTGTTTCTGCTGAACATATTCTGTGGTTTCAATATATTTTATCGAAACCTCCCTGCTGTTGTTGGCCATTACGATCTCTGCTTCGGTAATAAGATCATGCCAGTCTTTTATGGAAATATACTGCTTTTGAATTTCATTTTTAAGTCTCTTAAGTTCTTTTATTTTACTTATAAATGAATGTTTTAATGTGTTGTATGAAGAGTTGGATTCAATTCCTTCGATAAAGAAACGCATTTCATCGAGAGTGAATCCCATCTGTTTGTAATATTTGATGATGGGAACTGTGAGTATGGCGTCGCGCGTGTAGTATCGGTAGTTGTTATGGTCGTGTCGAATTGGAGTTATGAGGTTGATATCATCATAATAACGTAGCGTTTTTTTTGAGACATTGCAGATGCGGCTGACGTCTCCTATGGAATATTTCGCTTTGCAGGTCATGATGTTCCTCTGCTGTGTCAGTAGATGTAGTATGGATAACTGTGCGTACTGATGACATGTGTATGTGATGGAATATTTGCTTGCCTGTTGAGAGGGGGCTGCGTAGCGTCTCTCCCGCTCATAATGTCGCGTTTGTGTATTTGCATAACGTGTTCCAAAAAGTTTTATCAGGGGGAGCGCCACTTGTGAGCATGGCTGCGCCAGCCGTTGGAAATTGTGGCGACAAGATTGCGCGTGAGGCGTCATGGCTTGCCTCTTCTTTCAACAGGTAAGCAGGCATGCAGTGTTTTGTGCTTCGGGCTGCACACGTTCAAGTGCCGTCATGGGAGATGATGAAAAGAGGCTTGCGATAAGAATGATCGCAAGCCTTGTTGTTTGAGAGAGCTGCCAGCCCGTTGGTTATGCGTTTCCTTTGTTTTGCTGTATGGCTGTGGTTGTCGTGGTGTCGAATATTCACAGAATGCTGGTATGCTGCTGACGTCTCGCATGTGTCCGATAAGTTCTTGGTATATATGGGGAGTGGCTGTGCTCTGTCTTAGAAGATGAACAATTAATGGCTGAGTTTGAAAGCTCCCGGTGAGAGTCCAAACAGAGCGCGGAAGCATCTGAATTATTTTTTGGGGGTAGCGTTGCGTGACAATAGAAAGGCCCTGCTTTTTGTGAAGCAGGGCCTGTGACGTTGACGGTTTCGTAAAGCGTGCCGCCTTACAGGAGGCCGTGGATCCTGCTACAATGGGTAATTATTTCGAGTCACTTGCCAGTTTTTGAAAGTGGGCAAGCTGTTTTCAAATCGGTAGTAGAATTTTACATCGTTCCCCAGCGAATTGCCGTATGACGCTCTGGACTGGCTGGCAAAACCTGTGGACCGGTAGTGACAGCAGGTAACCTGCCCAACATAGCGGACTTTGTATCCCAGGAGGCGCAGATCAAGGTGGAAAGCCACATCGTCCAGTTGGCTGGGGGAGAAGCGGATATCGAATTCCGGCAATTTCTCGAGGCATTCCCTGCGGATCAGGTGGCAACAACCCATGATGGAATCAACATCCTTGCGCACATTGTACAATCCGTTGTCCAGGGTGTGCAGTGGAGTGCTCAGGCTTAGTCGGAATAGGCCGGGGCGTGCTATGGAAACGTCGCGATACAGATACTGCAGCGTGTTGTTGCCGGGGTTGGTTACTTTGCACCCTACGGCCCCAATTTGAGGGTCTTCGTCAATTGCTGTCACCAGCGCCGCCAGCCACTCTTTATCAATGGTCACATCGTCATCAAGGAAGGCAACCAGCTCAGTCTTTTCGTCACTCAGGGCGTGCTGGACAATGTAGTTGCGGGCAGCCGGAGCACCGACATTTACAGGGAGTACGATGGACTCCAGCTGAGTTGTCATGAAAAGTGATTTTGCCTCTTCAACAACTTGCTGGCTGTGGTCTGTGCATCCATTAAGCAGCACAATGCAACGAGCCGAACCAATGTTCGAGGCACGCAGGCTGTCGAGTGTTTGTTTCAGCAGGTCTGCTTTGTTGTACGAGTAAATGGCAATGACAATATTTCGCCCGGCAAAGGCATTTGGAATAACTGCAAAGGGCTTGGCAAGTTCGTCTCGAAGAAGCCGGATCGGCTTTTGCGACGGAGCGATTTGTAACGAGGTTTCCAGCAGGGCGCTGGCTGTATCGGTGTCCTTTAATGAAAGGCTGCTTATGGCTAGGGCATTAAGTAGAAATTCATTGTTGCAGTCAGGTACCGGCAGTGTGGGAAGGTAGGTTAGCGCTTCTTCGGCCCTGCCGGCTCTTGCTGCCAAATAGGCGAGGCGTTGCGACCATAGCG is drawn from Desulfovibrio mangrovi and contains these coding sequences:
- a CDS encoding OsmC family protein → MAQVIVSYDREGEKQTIHTGSKILGDLDIKYDGVPEDERGGTAKQLLASSALYCFCGALGKALETRGAKYERITGTATLETGVDDKKRARVVGIALAVTVYMDEEFEFIFDRVEKIMQQGCLVTASLHEAFPITYKLYHEF
- the lpdA gene encoding dihydrolipoyl dehydrogenase, producing the protein MPSITIIGAGPGGHIAAFDAARRGAAVTLVEKGEVGGTCLNTGCIPTKTIKASAEALETAGRLAEFGIRTGVESVGYQADMPAIVARKERVRKILCGGLEKTCAALKIRLVRGAAELGANRSVLVHTEEGTEQIHSDAVIIATGSKILDLPSLPVDHKHIINSDDALNLDHVPARMIIVGGGVIGCELAFIYRAFGAEVTIIEGLNRLLPIPSVDEEMSRLLLREAKKHGIRVELARTVKQATVENGVVQCVLSPSPFVEGVTGPDATVETDMVLVAVGRSPNTEGLKLAEAGVETDNRGWIKADLRMRTSVEGVYAIGDALGPARIMLAHVASAEGLCAVANCFGEERELDYNVIPAGIFTSPEMGTVGLSETEAAQAGIEFRSQVFQFRELGKAQAMGELPGLFKLICEKESGKIIGAHIAGAHATDLIAEAALAMEKGLTAADLAHTIHAHPTLAEGLYEAAEGWLRGR
- the gcvH gene encoding glycine cleavage system protein GcvH, whose protein sequence is MSELTYPEDILYHAEHTWVRIADDNTAVVGITDFAQDQLGEVAFVDLPSVGSAFAAGDEFGTVESIKAVSSLHMPVSGTVTAVNEALGSDPSHVNTSPYGEGWMLRITVAADADRSHLMNDQDYAGQLK
- a CDS encoding DMT family transporter produces the protein MHWNTFKTTQFAGYLFIILSIINWSGNFVASRGMADMGSPGALNLLRWGLATVLFAPFGIRALWRERAEVLRLFMPLSVIALSGISLFDTLIFLAGHTSEALNMSLISTLSPLLTALTAQCFLRQRFHGRMYVGIAVSFLGVCLLVTNGNLLRLGSMEFAAGDIIILATALMSAIYNHTIKLVADRISQATLLMASCLLGTIYLVPVVLWEGGGSFNLPDMTSTLIWSLLYLAIFASLLCYLLWNMAVQVLGATKTAMFYYTLPPVSGFAAWVVLGEPVGMDQLLSGAIILAGILIALYAEKPKWLKVRLATHEQLAENAE
- a CDS encoding YitT family protein, which gives rise to MFLLMLGAFVFIVGYNGIAAHYNFVPGALYGLAVVANDAVSAVSLAKWYLMFNVPLFAAAWTGVSKRFFFLNLLTMGAIALMTSHVQLDLGIRDGMNAAIAAGALMGAGSGIILRSYGGGGGLDVLAVILNRKYGVRFGVFYFAVNGAVMLFALSRYSSDTIVSSLVMLFISSIVTEYVLSLFNQRKAVRVITRKGDAMVRQLTETSKFHATVIPARGGYSGAPMDMVYSITDNLRLRALEEIIFAVDPEAVLVVENTFSVLGGSIASRKTY
- a CDS encoding MerR family transcriptional regulator, with translation MTPHAQSCRHNFQRLAQPCSQVALPLIKLFGTRYANTQTRHYERERRYAAPSQQASKYSITYTCHQYAQLSILHLLTQQRNIMTCKAKYSIGDVSRICNVSKKTLRYYDDINLITPIRHDHNNYRYYTRDAILTVPIIKYYKQMGFTLDEMRFFIEGIESNSSYNTLKHSFISKIKELKRLKNEIQKQYISIKDWHDLITEAEIVMANNSREVSIKYIETTEYVQQKQVFNNDFKGSIINIEWTNYIDSLNIEVTGPVVINFLSLKKRLDEHPKHVRILQKPLHSAPVESLTSFGECMMASCYHIGPHENIGETYKKMFKWAEHYSYAFADESYERYVADYWSTRNSEQFVTEVLIKVER
- a CDS encoding glycosyltransferase, yielding MTTDFQYIPPGLSPELNALTLDEVCQHYKTHYSCFELDEFLGAYFFNRFAADEKLAKHSEAITCFVHLVKCLHKIDPFNASVGNVMQQIAPSPALKMRLKILSHLTPNASFMQSVERLVSAGNPDKARARLLRELSANAGNVYLGIALYEMDLEQGNSSHDWLPSFTPHAELKPLWSQRLAYLAARAGRAEEALTYLPTLPVPDCNNEFLLNALAISSLSLKDTDTASALLETSLQIAPSQKPIRLLRDELAKPFAVIPNAFAGRNIVIAIYSYNKADLLKQTLDSLRASNIGSARCIVLLNGCTDHSQQVVEEAKSLFMTTQLESIVLPVNVGAPAARNYIVQHALSDEKTELVAFLDDDVTIDKEWLAALVTAIDEDPQIGAVGCKVTNPGNNTLQYLYRDVSIARPGLFRLSLSTPLHTLDNGLYNVRKDVDSIMGCCHLIRRECLEKLPEFDIRFSPSQLDDVAFHLDLRLLGYKVRYVGQVTCCHYRSTGFASQSRASYGNSLGNDVKFYYRFENSLPTFKNWQVTRNNYPL